The Granulicella arctica genome segment CCCCGGCCACGGAACCGAGCAGGTTCTCCTCACCGCGATCCAGGCATTGATCGACGGAGCCAAGACAGCAGATGTGCCACGTGTGCTCGTAGTCGGAGGCGCTGCCGGCCTATATGTCGCTCCAGGCGTTACGCTGCTCGACTCCGGACATCTGCCGGAGGAGTGGAAGGCCATCGCTACGGCGCATCGGGATGCACTCGAGATCCTGCGCAAGGCCGACCTCGACTGGACCTACCTGAGCCCCGCCGCCTTCATACAACCCGGCGAGCGCACCGGCAAGTTCCGCCTGGGCAAGGACGATCTCGTCGCCGACGCAAAGGGCGAGAGCCGCATCTCCGCCGAGGACTATGCTGTGGCGCTCGTCGATGAGATGGAGCAGCCCAAGCACATCCGTCAGCGCTTTACGTTGGCCTATTAAAGGTATTGCAAATAGACTGAGATCCGTCCTGATGGACGGGTCTCGTCGTTTGAAAGATAGCCAGTTTAGAGTCGCGTTGTCTTTAGAGCGAATGCAATTTCGTCAATGTGATGGCAAAGGGACGAAAGGTGTGCATCGTTCGGGAACACAGTAAGAGTTGCTGTGGGTATATCCCGAATCGCCGACTGCACCAGAGCGAGGGGAACATTCCGGTCTTCTGCGCCATGAAACAGATGGATAGGAATCCGAATGCTAGAAAGGTCCAACTCGAAGGGGCGGACATAAAGCCCCACATCCCAAGCTGTGCCTTTCGTGCCAGTGCGTAGACATTCCTGGATAGAGAGTTGTACTGCTTCCAAACGGCCTGGCTCCGAAATTGTCGCAAAATCGACCGGGGGAAGATGTGGTCGCATCTTCTCAAGCTCAGCATCGCGTGAAGCTCCACTAGGTCGCCGCATTGTGTTCAGTAAAAGACGAAGGCCAAAGGGAAAGCGCCGAGCTAGAATCCAGAAGATGCGATTTACAAACGGTAGATTCTCTGCAACCTCTGATGCATCCATCCGCCACGCACCCGAAACAATCACCGCTGAGGTTACCCTTTCGGGAATACGAGCCGCGCAGGCGGCCACATAGGCTCCACCGCCAGAGTTTCCGAGCAGGGCAAAGCGCTGTAGGCCGAGAGAATCTACCAGACAAACGACATCCGCCGCCCAGTCGCTAAAACTTCGTCCAGGCTTAAAGTCTGACATGCCGATGCCGGGACGATCCGGCGCGATCATATGCAAACCTGCTTCAGAGATGGAGTCATCTCCTAAAAGCATCGGTTCGAGCCGGGACGACGGAGCACCGTGAAAATAGAGGACGGGAGTCCCGCTCGGAGAACCATATTCGGCGTAAGCAAGGGTTCGACCGTCGGGTAGTTTGATGGATTGGTTAGTCTTGAGTGTGTCCATAGCGCCACCTTTAGCCTATAAATAAGCCGCGAGCTAATGTTTAGGTTACAGAGAGCTTGTCTTGCGGCCCTCTACGCCGTAAAGCTTCTCCCTAAGCCAAGCGCAGCCAGACCCTTTCTGTACGCAATAGAGCTTCGATCCGCCGGAAAGTGCGCCTCTGCATGCAGATCGAGCGGTAGGTCCTCCGGGAACTGCCGTTCGACGATCGCCTTATCCTCCGAGAACACCAGATCGTTGAAGTCAAGCGTCGCCTGCAACGGAGCATCTTTGTCGAAGTTCCGGCAGATAGGAACAAAGAGCCGCGTCTTCCGAGCCGAGACGGGCGATGCCGCATTCATAATGTGAAGCTGCCCACCCTTCGGAAAGAAGACCGTCAGCTTCGGAGTAAACGGAAAGAAGAGCTCGAACCGTCTACGCCACAGAAAATCCGGCGGATTCAAATGCTTGTACCCGTGGGAATAATTGCTCACCGTACTGATGTAGTCGGCCACAAAGCCCGTAGCGGTCGGCGTCACAGGGTAGTCAGGAACAACAGGATTATCCGGCTCGCCAAAGCTCTCCAGGTGGACAAACGCAAAGTGGCTGACATCGAGAAATCCTTCGACCTGACGACCCGCTGATGCCTCGATCGCAACGCTGTCGGGGAGCACCTGAATATAGTCGGGGTCGTCCCACTCCTTCATCTCAGGCAGCGGAAGCGGGCCGTTGTCTACCAGCCGCACCCAGACCAGACCGTAGCGCTCCTGAACCGGAAACGTCTGGAGGCGCAGCCGGGGCGAGATCGCACCCTTCGGATGCGCCGGAATGCAGGTACACCTGCCATCGGGGCTGTAGCGCAGGCCATGATATTTGCAGATGATCTCGTCTCCCTCGACGTGGCCGAGGCTGAGCGGAACCCCGCGATGCTGGCAGATGTCCCGCGCCGCAGCCAGCGAGCCATCCGAGAGGCGATAGACTACGACGCGCTCATCCAGCAACGTCGCCGCATAGGGCTTATCGACGACCTCGCGCGAAAAGGCGACCGGATACCAGAACGGCGCCAGCGCCCGCCAGTCAGACTCGGCAAAGGTACACCCGCGAGGCAGGACAGCGGCCTGTGACGGTTCAGCGGCCGCTAACTCAGCGGCAGGGACAAAGGAATTGAGGGGCGTCATGCGTCATTATGAGCCCAGGTTCACATAGGAAGCAATCGGAGAGATGGAATCAAAAGCGTCGATCCGTTATTAAAGGTAATTCGGAATCTCCTGGCGCAACGGGGCGAGGCGGGTCTCCTCGAGAGTGTCCCGATAAAACATGTTGTAGGTGTCGAAGGGGATGAGGCGTTTGGCGTCGGGGTGCGCGATGTGGATACAGGTCTTCTTGATGGAGCGGAGGTCGAAGCTCTGGGCGTCGATGAACTGCACGATGAGGATGCGGAAGAGGTTGTCGTAGCCGAGGTTCTTGGGGGCCATGATCTGCGGGAGACAGCAGAGCAGCTCGCGTAAGGTGCTGGCCTGCGACTGTGGCGAGTGGTTAGTCGAGAACAGTTTGAAGAGTTGGTTGCGCACATTGGGATTATGTTCAAGGTCTTGGCGGATGGCAGGGTCTTGCTCATAGATGATGGTGTTGCGGCCACCGTTGATGAGCACATCAGGAGAGACTAGGCCAGTGAGCGGAACTACTTTGCCGCCGAGCTTCATAGCGTAGCCCATGGCAAGCGAGTCGGGATGGCAGGGGACGGGGATCAGGTCTTCGGGTTTAAAGACGGTGGACTGCTCGAGGATGCGGCGGCGGACTTCCGAGAGAGTGAGCCGGTGGGCGGCGGAGTCGTAGTTGCCGAGGCGGCCCGCCTGTTGCACGGGCTGGAAGGTGATGCCGCGGACACAGGGTTGTTGCAAAGCAAAGTCGATGATGGAGCCGAGCTCGTCGTCATTGACGCCACGTTCTACTGTCACGACTAATGTTGTCGATACTCCTAACTTGTTGAGGCGTTCGATGGCCCTCTCGCGGATGCTGCGGAGGTCGGCGCCGCGAAGCTGCATGAGGGGATCGCGGCGAAGAGAGTCGAACTGGAGGTAGAGCTCGAACTTAGGCATGTAGGTGGCGAGGCGCTGGGCGAAGGCCACGTCCTGAGCGATGCGGATGCCATTGGTGTTGACCATGAGGTGGCGGATGGGGCGGCGTTTTGCGGCGTCGAGTACCTCGAAGAACTGTGGGTGAATCGTCGGCTCGCCGCCGGAGATCTGAACGACATCGGGCTCGGCCTCGTTGGCGACAATGCAGTCGAGCATTCGTTCGATCTGGTCGAGCGGCTTGAATTCGGTGCGATGCGTGCCGGATTGCGCATAGCAGATAGGGCAGGAGAGATTGCAGGCATCGCAGATCTCGAGCAGCGAGAGGCAAGAGTGCTGTTCGTGGTCCGGGCAGAGGCCGCAGTCGTAGGGGCAGCCGTATTTGATCGGGGTGTTGTAGCGGTCAGGCATCTCGGGTGGTTTGATGAAGACCTCGCGGCAGCGCCGGTAGTAGTCCACGTCATCCGCGATCAGGACACGCTCGAAGCCGTGCTGGGGGCAGCGTTTGAGCATGTAGACGTTTTCGTCCTCGAAGACGATCTTGGCATCGATGCGGCGATAGCAGGTGGTGCAGAGGGAGACGGCGGTGTCGTAGAAGAGATAGGGGCGGGTGCGGGCGGGCATGGGCGCTACTCCTCGCTATTGATGGAGCGGACGATGGCGGTGACTCCTATGCACAGCAGGCCGATGAGACAAACGGCTTCGATCACGGCGGAGGCCCCGATCACAGAGCCCATAATGGAGTCCAAATGAAGAGTGGAGGAAAGCATGGTGCTGGCCGTGCATAGTCCGAAGGCCAGGATGCAGACGACAGCGAAGATTGTCGCAAGCTTGGCGAGGCTTATAGGTTTATTCGGTGGCTGAGGCAAGGGCTGGGTGCTCATTCGGAACTCCTGATGGCCTGCTTCTGGAAGGAGAACAGTTGGAGGATGCTGGGTGCAAGCGCTAAAAGTCCGGCGATGCAGCTCCATTGGATGAAATTGAGTCCGTGGACGAGAGGTTGGGGCTTAATGAAATCGATGAGGAGGCGCCAGGCAAGGTAGGCGGCCAAAAATAATCGGAAGGTCGCGCCTTCGGGATGGGGCCGTCGGTTGTAGCAATGCAAGATGAAGGCTAGTACGGAGAGGAACAGGATCTCGTAGAGCTGGGTGGGGTGGCGGGGGATGCCGTCGCCGAAATCGACGCCCCAGGGCAGGGTAGTTGGGGTGCCGTAGGTGTCGTCGGCGAGTCCGGCGAGAAAGCAGCCGATGCGACCGATGGCGATGCCGAGACAGAGCGGCACGGCGAAGAGGTCTCCGGTGCGGGAGCGGATGCCGCTAATGCGTTTGATGAACTCGACGCCGAGCCAGCCGCCGAGCAGACCGCCGACGATGGTCTTGCCGCCGGGCAGGAAGAGAGATTGCCAGGTGAAATGAATACGGGGCGCCTGCTCGAGCAGACCGAGGATGCGGCTGCCGAGGAGGGCTCCAATAGCAGCAGCTGCGATGATGATCCAGCGTTGATCGTCGTCGAGGATGTCTCCGGAGCGGCTGCGGGAGCGGCGGTAGAGCGCGTAGCCAATCCCATAGGCGAGCGTCTCGAAGAGCGGGTGCAGCGCTGGATGTGGAATGAGAGTCACGTGCGGTCAGTGTACCTGTGAGTGAAAAAAGTGACCCCGGAGATCTGTTGGGATCGCCGGGGCCATTGGTTTGCAGACGGCCCGTAAGCCGAATTTTGTTTTAGACGATCATTCCTCTAGGCGACGCATTACTGCGGCGCTCCAGCAACCTACCCGCAGGTTTCGGCTCTTGCTTTCACAAGTCTCTTCGCCTGGGCGCATCGGGCCGATACGCACTGTCCGCCTGAAGAGGAGCGGACGAGTTCCCTGCCTATTTGGTCTTGCTCCGTGTGGGGTTTACCATGCCGCACTGCTTACGCCGTGCGCGGTGCGCTCTTACCGCACCTTTTCACCCTTACCTTCTGTCGCTTGCGCGGCAAAAGGCGGTTCGCTCTCTGTTGCACTGGCCGTCCGGATGGCTTGAACCATCCGTCCCGGACGTTATCCGGCACACTGCCCTGCGGAGTTCGGACTTTCCTCCCCCGTCCAACACCTTGCGGCGAAGACGGCAGCGATCATCCAGCCGCCTGCCTCTCCAGTGTATCGCAGCCGGGTCATCCTTCTCACCCGGAATGTGTTACCTCCTGTCCATCTATCTCTGTTATTCAATCAAATGAAGCGACAAACTCGCTTTTGGGCGGGAGGGACTGCTACTCTCAACACATTCGTTCTGGAAACCAAGACTAAAGATGGAACTTAAGGAAGCCTTCCTACTCGCGCTGCAGTCTCTCTGGTCGAACAAGCTTCGATCCGTGCTCACGCTGCTTGGAATCGTCATCGGCGTCTCCAGCGTGATCGCGGTCGTGACGCTGGTCAACGGAGCGAACGCATTCATCTCCACCAAGTTCTCGAGCTATGGGGCCGACGTCTTCACCGTCTCCAAGATGCCCGCGTTCATCACAAGCGCCGAAGACTATGTCCGCTTCCAGAAGCGCAGAGACATTCTGCTTCCCGACTACTACTACGTCCTCGAGAACTGCAAGCTCTGCACCGGCATGGGCGCGCAGCAGGCGACCATCGGCAAGATCGTCCACGATACCCAGTCCGTGACCGACTCGCAGATCCGCGGCTACACCTGGCAGATGCCGCTCCTCCAGAACCTGAACATCGTCGAGGGCCGCGGCTTTACCGAGGCCGATGAAGAGCACGCCTCGCACGTCGCCATCATCGGCACGGACATCGTGGACCACCTGCTCCCCGGCCTCGACCCGCTCGGCCAGGAGTTGCACGTCGATGGCGTCCCCTACACCGTCATCGGCGTCTCCGAGAAGCAGGGCAGCACCTTCGGAGCCAGCCAGGACAACTGGGTCGGCGTTCCGCTTACGGCCTTCCAGAAGAGCTACGGCACCGCAAAGACGGTGACCATCTACGTGAAGGCGTCCTCCGCCGGTCCTCCGCTTGAGGCCGCAGCCGACGAGGTGCGCGTGCTGATGAGTTCACGCCGGCACGACGCTCCCAACGGCCTGCAATCCTTCGAACTCGACACCAACAACACACTGGTCGGCTTCGCCAGCACGCTGACGAAGTCCTTCGGCATCGTCGCCGGAGCCATCGCCCTCATCTCGCTGATCGTCGGCGGCATCGTCATCATGAACATCATGCTGGTCAGCGTCACGGAACGAACCCGCGAGATCGGCATCCGCAAGGCCCTCGGCGCACGGCCCAACGACATCCTCAACCAGTTCCTCATCGAGTCCGGCACCATGGCTCTGGTGGGCGGAGTCTTCGGTGTTATCGGCGGCATCGGTGTAGCCGAGGTCGTCACCCTGCTCATCGGCTTTCCGTCCTCCATCGCCCTCTGGAGCGTCATCGTCGGCTTGATCATGGCGACGGCAACCGGCGTCTTCTTCGGCGTCTACCCCGCTCGTAAAGCAGCACAACTGGACCCCATCGTCGCTCTACGAGCCGACATGTAGCAGTAGGGTCTGATATCAAATCCTAAGGAGAGAGTGATTTGGCGAACATGATCTACAGCAGCAACGGCCTCGACCTCACCAAGAGCTTTGAGGGTTGCAAGCTGACCGCCTACGCGGACCAGACCGGCGTCTGGACGATCGGCTACGGCCACACCGGCCGCCACGTGTATCCCGGCCTCACCATCACCCAGGAAGTCGCGGACGCCTTTCTCGAGAGCGACGTAGCGGGCTCTGTCACGGGAGTCAACCGGCTCGTCAACGGCACAGTCCACCAGAATCAGTTCGATGCGCTGGTCGATTTCGTCTTCAACCTCGGTTGTGCCGCTC includes the following:
- a CDS encoding aromatic ring-hydroxylating oxygenase subunit alpha, translated to MTPLNSFVPAAELAAAEPSQAAVLPRGCTFAESDWRALAPFWYPVAFSREVVDKPYAATLLDERVVVYRLSDGSLAAARDICQHRGVPLSLGHVEGDEIICKYHGLRYSPDGRCTCIPAHPKGAISPRLRLQTFPVQERYGLVWVRLVDNGPLPLPEMKEWDDPDYIQVLPDSVAIEASAGRQVEGFLDVSHFAFVHLESFGEPDNPVVPDYPVTPTATGFVADYISTVSNYSHGYKHLNPPDFLWRRRFELFFPFTPKLTVFFPKGGQLHIMNAASPVSARKTRLFVPICRNFDKDAPLQATLDFNDLVFSEDKAIVERQFPEDLPLDLHAEAHFPADRSSIAYRKGLAALGLGRSFTA
- a CDS encoding lysozyme, producing MIYSSNGLDLTKSFEGCKLTAYADQTGVWTIGYGHTGRHVYPGLTITQEVADAFLESDVAGSVTGVNRLVNGTVHQNQFDALVDFVFNLGCAALAQSTLLRMVNQKHFDGAREQFQLWDHAGGIVVPGLLRRRQAEAALFAQAAP
- a CDS encoding NAD(P)-dependent oxidoreductase, which produces MNVVLYGATGMIGSRIQRELISRGHTVTAVVRDPSHVEPNPAVTALKGDQTDAADVAAKAKGADAIISAYSPGHGTEQVLLTAIQALIDGAKTADVPRVLVVGGAAGLYVAPGVTLLDSGHLPEEWKAIATAHRDALEILRKADLDWTYLSPAAFIQPGERTGKFRLGKDDLVADAKGESRISAEDYAVALVDEMEQPKHIRQRFTLAY
- a CDS encoding ABC transporter permease, with the translated sequence MELKEAFLLALQSLWSNKLRSVLTLLGIVIGVSSVIAVVTLVNGANAFISTKFSSYGADVFTVSKMPAFITSAEDYVRFQKRRDILLPDYYYVLENCKLCTGMGAQQATIGKIVHDTQSVTDSQIRGYTWQMPLLQNLNIVEGRGFTEADEEHASHVAIIGTDIVDHLLPGLDPLGQELHVDGVPYTVIGVSEKQGSTFGASQDNWVGVPLTAFQKSYGTAKTVTIYVKASSAGPPLEAAADEVRVLMSSRRHDAPNGLQSFELDTNNTLVGFASTLTKSFGIVAGAIALISLIVGGIVIMNIMLVSVTERTREIGIRKALGARPNDILNQFLIESGTMALVGGVFGVIGGIGVAEVVTLLIGFPSSIALWSVIVGLIMATATGVFFGVYPARKAAQLDPIVALRADM
- a CDS encoding alpha/beta fold hydrolase, encoding MDTLKTNQSIKLPDGRTLAYAEYGSPSGTPVLYFHGAPSSRLEPMLLGDDSISEAGLHMIAPDRPGIGMSDFKPGRSFSDWAADVVCLVDSLGLQRFALLGNSGGGAYVAACAARIPERVTSAVIVSGAWRMDASEVAENLPFVNRIFWILARRFPFGLRLLLNTMRRPSGASRDAELEKMRPHLPPVDFATISEPGRLEAVQLSIQECLRTGTKGTAWDVGLYVRPFELDLSSIRIPIHLFHGAEDRNVPLALVQSAIRDIPTATLTVFPNDAHLSSLCHHIDEIAFALKTTRL
- a CDS encoding radical SAM protein, with product MPARTRPYLFYDTAVSLCTTCYRRIDAKIVFEDENVYMLKRCPQHGFERVLIADDVDYYRRCREVFIKPPEMPDRYNTPIKYGCPYDCGLCPDHEQHSCLSLLEICDACNLSCPICYAQSGTHRTEFKPLDQIERMLDCIVANEAEPDVVQISGGEPTIHPQFFEVLDAAKRRPIRHLMVNTNGIRIAQDVAFAQRLATYMPKFELYLQFDSLRRDPLMQLRGADLRSIRERAIERLNKLGVSTTLVVTVERGVNDDELGSIIDFALQQPCVRGITFQPVQQAGRLGNYDSAAHRLTLSEVRRRILEQSTVFKPEDLIPVPCHPDSLAMGYAMKLGGKVVPLTGLVSPDVLINGGRNTIIYEQDPAIRQDLEHNPNVRNQLFKLFSTNHSPQSQASTLRELLCCLPQIMAPKNLGYDNLFRILIVQFIDAQSFDLRSIKKTCIHIAHPDAKRLIPFDTYNMFYRDTLEETRLAPLRQEIPNYL
- a CDS encoding prolipoprotein diacylglyceryl transferase family protein, with the protein product MTLIPHPALHPLFETLAYGIGYALYRRSRSRSGDILDDDQRWIIIAAAAIGALLGSRILGLLEQAPRIHFTWQSLFLPGGKTIVGGLLGGWLGVEFIKRISGIRSRTGDLFAVPLCLGIAIGRIGCFLAGLADDTYGTPTTLPWGVDFGDGIPRHPTQLYEILFLSVLAFILHCYNRRPHPEGATFRLFLAAYLAWRLLIDFIKPQPLVHGLNFIQWSCIAGLLALAPSILQLFSFQKQAIRSSE